The Camelina sativa cultivar DH55 chromosome 18, Cs, whole genome shotgun sequence DNA window TCCAGACGCGGAAGTGATAGCTTTGTCACCCAAAACACTTATGGCGACGAACCGATTCGTTTGCGAAATCTGTAACAAAGGTTTCCAACGTGACCAGAATCTTCAGCTTCATCGTCGTGGTCACAATCTTCCTTGGAAGCTTCGACAGAGATCGAGTAAAGAAGTGAGGAAGAAGGTTTACGTTTGTCCAGTTGCGGGTTGTGTTCATCATGAACCCTCACGTGCTCTTGGAGATCTCACTGGTATCAAGAAACACTTTTGTCGGAAACACGGCGAGAAGAAGTGGAAGTGTGAGAAATGTTCAAAGAAGTATGCTGTTCAATCTGATTGGAAAGCTCATTCTAAGATTTGTGGCACCAAGGAGTATAAATGCGATTGTGGAACTCTGTTTTCTAGGTAAGAACCcaccacccaaaaaaaaagatttgatcttttctttttaaggaCTTTACTAACTTTTTGTATTGGGCTTTTTGTTGCAGGAGAGATAGTTTTATAACGCATAGAGCTTTCTGTGATGCGTTGGCTGAAGAGAGTGCTAAGAATCATACTCAAAGCAAGAAACTTTATTCAGAAACTGTCACAAGGAAGAACCCTGACCCTGACCAGAAATCTCCACCGTCGCTACAGCCTTCTTCTCCGCCGTCCGTTGCTATAGCTCCGGCTCCGGCTATTTCTGTTGAGTCTGAGCCTGCCAAAGTTATATCTTCCTCGGTTTTGCCGGTTCATAATTCCCCAGGTACATGATACAAAAAGTCTCTGCTCTGCTTGATGGGAAATTTTGACAATATTGAATTTAAGTTTTGTCGCTACTTGGTAACCATTTCTCAATTCTCTCTAAACTGAAACAAGAACTCTTTGAAAAATCTATATGTAAATTTGGTCGGTGATAGGTTGGAGTTTAGTTGGTTTTGTCTGTAGCGCTGTTATATATTTCTGATTGTCTGATCGTCGAACTTgtcttttaaaaaaccaattcAATGACCAATCTTCACgcactgtcttttttttttggtttgtagaATCTCCAGAGAACAACCCTCCTGAAGTCATCATCGAGGAAGCTTCAAGGACGATCGGTTTCAATGTGAGCTCATCTGGTTTAAGCAACGATCACAGGAGTAGCAACAATGGTGGAAACGCAGGCATGTTTGTATCATCAACTACTTCCCCTAGTTTATATGCTTCCTCAACTGCTTCCCCTAGTTTATATGCTTCCTCAACTGCTTCCCCTAGTTTATACACACCGTCTTCCTCCATCGAACCAATCTCTCTGTGTCTCTCGACGAACCCGTCTTTGTTCAGACCAACAATACAAGATCCGCCACATTTCCtaactcctcttcctcctcaacCGGCAATGTCAGCTACCGCATTGCTCCAAAAAGCTGCCCAAATGGGTTCCACGGGATCAGGAGGGTCGTTGCTTCGCGGGTTAGGCATAGTTTCAACAACTTCTTCATCGATGGAACTCAGCAATCACGATGCCTTGTCCTTAGCTCCTGGTCTTGGACTTGGACTACCTTGTAGCAGCGGTGGTAGCGGATCAGGTCTAAAAGAGCTCATGATGGGGAACTCGTCGGTATTTGGTCCAAAACAGACGACACTTGACTTCCTCGGATTAGGAAGAGCTGTTGGTAATGGTGGTAATCCCGGAGGAGGATTGTCTGCTCTGTTGACTTCTATAGGTGGGAGCGGCAAAGTCGATGTGTTTGGATCAGGTGAGTTTTCAGGCAAAGATATTGGTAGAAGTTCGTAAGAGGGACAACAAGGCATGAACGTAGAAGAACAGTGTAGTATATAGCTATAGTTTATTGTTAAGTTTGTATCAGGTTTAGATATCTTTTGGTGCTATCTTGTTTTAGTGAAAGCTCTAATTTTATTTCCCATTCTCTCAAGTACATAAAGCTCCCTAgtaactacaaaaatatattgtttctcTTTGTGGTTGTTTATAACTCAACACCATGTACTTTGAGGGGGAATTTGAATTCGGGTTGTGACATTACGGTAATCCTATCATTACAAATGGGTACAAATTTTGgtcttataattaatatatggtgatgatgatgtttgtaCCATTAACAAGTTCACATCGTGTGAAAACAATAGATGGGGTTTGAAGTTTCTAttattgtttgttgcttgttgtCTAAAAACGCTGAGTCGAAATTTTTGCATTAATGGGAAGATTTCGTAGATGAGATTGACTTGACTTCTCTCCCAAAAGTGATCTGTTTATTTTTGGGAAGGTGgtgatatttttctaaaaaacttACAAAGGTAAAAGTGGTCTAATTTTGGGCAagataatttgaaaatataccAATCGACTAGACGAGTGATTTGATTGGAGAATCGACcaaagattttggattttgatgtTTCAATCGCTGAGTAGGTCCATTATATATACTGATGGAATTATCATGACAATCCAACCCAAAAAAAGGCATtgtctcttattttcttttggagATTAGACATTACACCAAGATAATTCACCCacatcatattattttttgcCTGATTGAATCAACAATAGTGAGAAGATTGATTAATAGAGAAAGAAATCACTAGACTTCTCACTATTGTAAAGGATAATTAACATTTTGATAAATAAacgaatgatttttttataggGATTTTTGTCAAatgtgatatattttttaaaaaaaattccaaatgtGCCGCATTATGGCATAAAATGTTGtccacaaaaatgaaaaaaattgtcCACAATGGGCTGATTTACCGGCAAATCTCATCTTAACCGCAAAGTAGCTTCGAACTATTGGATAAATGAGACCGCCCAGCACGTTTCACCCTGTTGGATCACGAGAGGAGGAAGGATGTGGGGAGATCTGATTCTCCAGGTATCCATGGCGGTCAGAACAACTACGACACAAGCACGAGATATAGTCGAGAGTGACGGAAATAGAAACTGGGGCTAAAAGAGAACAAAACCTAAAGGGTTTAAATTGTTGACGAAAATGTTAAAATTGTCTTAAAAACTTAAAGTTATCCAACAAAGAggttaaaattttccaaaaa harbors:
- the LOC104762896 gene encoding protein indeterminate-domain 1-like, with product MPVDLDNSSTVSGDASVSSTGNQNQTPKSVGKKKRNLPGMPDPDAEVIALSPKTLMATNRFVCEICNKGFQRDQNLQLHRRGHNLPWKLRQRSSKEVRKKVYVCPVAGCVHHEPSRALGDLTGIKKHFCRKHGEKKWKCEKCSKKYAVQSDWKAHSKICGTKEYKCDCGTLFSRRDSFITHRAFCDALAEESAKNHTQSKKLYSETVTRKNPDPDQKSPPSLQPSSPPSVAIAPAPAISVESEPAKVISSSVLPVHNSPESPENNPPEVIIEEASRTIGFNVSSSGLSNDHRSSNNGGNAGMFVSSTTSPSLYASSTASPSLYASSTASPSLYTPSSSIEPISLCLSTNPSLFRPTIQDPPHFLTPLPPQPAMSATALLQKAAQMGSTGSGGSLLRGLGIVSTTSSSMELSNHDALSLAPGLGLGLPCSSGGSGSGLKELMMGNSSVFGPKQTTLDFLGLGRAVGNGGNPGGGLSALLTSIGGSGKVDVFGSGEFSGKDIGRSS